TCGTGAATTTTGAGCAGCAGAGTGTGGGAATAAATGCAGGACTTAACCTGTTTCTGGAAAATACTGATGTCGCTAAGTACAGTTGATGCATTGCAGCCACTATTATCATGTAATTGAATCATGATCCAATCGGATCGTTTCACGGTAGTGCTCCAACAAACATGAGTACCAGTACTAGGCATTAGACACAACCCTGGTTTACTATTGAGAGTAGCAAACTTGATTTTGCCCAATATTTGTGGCTCTTGGTTCGAAGAATCTACGTGATTATGCTACTTGGATGTTATAAGAGAATGGAAATTGATGCGAGAACTTCAGCCTTTGATGAACAGGCTAGTCTCTTTAAAGTTTAAAGCTTCCAGTTCGTTGCCAACAATTCTCAGATTTTCTGATACAGAGATGGTCTTGTCCATATATCCAAATAAAGGGGGGCCCCATTACTCTATCTAATTCTTGTATGTTATCTCTTGCTCGTTGAAGtagagaagaaaaagttttggAAGAGAAAAGGAATGTCGCCGGAGGCGTGTCTCCACCGTTACCATCCTCATCGCATGGTTGTACCATCAGTCTTCTGCTCCCGTAATTCTTTTCCTATCTCAAATATCCGAAACCCCATAGAAAGGCCACCGCCATCGTTGAGGAAGAGAATGCTAATAATGGTAGCATCGCCTCCGACATCAATGACCATAACTCGTACGAGACTACCGGCTTCAGCTGCGGCTCTTTCATCCCCACCACCCCTTGATCTGACGGAAGACAACATCATACGGGTTCTAGTCGAAGCTCGTGCCGAGCTGGGGCAGATCTTCGACACTTCCGTTGGCATGACAGGTGACTCCTCCTATGGTTACACATGTGGGTCTTTCAGTTGTAACATTTGGTGTTGAAAAGGTGAAAGATTATGTGGTTGTAGGAGAAGTTGAACTGGCCGAGTTAGATGGACCTTTCGTGAAGATTAGACTCAAAGGTCGGTTTTGGCACAAACGTAGCACTGTTCTCGCCAGAGTCGGTAATTATCTGAAGCAGAGAATCCCTGTGAGTCATATTTCTGTTTGTTGATTTTGGTAAAAGCTGAATGAAATGTCCTGCTCTTTTTTTCGTGATAGTATTTGGTTTTCGCTCTCTCTCAGGAAATCTTGGAGGTGGATATAGAAGATGAGAAACAGTTGGACGACAGTCCAGAAAACTTTTGAGGTACACGTGCGGCTTCactattgtttttcttttctaattgtCCAGCCTTTAGAAGAATTGTTGTAGCATTTTCATGCACAATCCCCGAATGGAAGAGCTGCTACATGCGAATAGCTTAAATGGGTAGAGATTTTTTATACCAAAAACAAAAGCTCCCAGAACTCTTGCGttgaaggattgcttgtttCTATATGACTCCATTGGGAGTGGTATTTGAGACTTTCTAATTTATCAAGATGAAAGACAAATGGAAATGGATTGCTTTAATGCAATAGTTTAGATAACTAAATGTAATGTGGCAGTATGGTAAGCAGCAGGGCTGCGCTCCCTACAGCATCGTTGTAGAAAGGGGGTTGCAACAGTAATCAATGGGAAGTAAAAGCATACAGTAAACTTAGAAACATTTTTGGGGAAATAAAGTCTCGATGACTGTTTGTGATCCGTGAAATTGCCGCACAATTCATCAGCCAGAGGTATGGTTTGGCAACCTCGGAAGTTTACATCATGTTGTTTGTGTATTTGGCTGTCTTATGGACATCGATTTAGTGTTACCAGAGGGGAAGTTAcccaaaggaaagaaaatgctgAGTTTAGTGGTAAAGCCGTAAAGAAAC
This genomic interval from Juglans regia cultivar Chandler chromosome 3, Walnut 2.0, whole genome shotgun sequence contains the following:
- the LOC108985298 gene encoding uncharacterized protein LOC108985298, with the protein product MSPEACLHRYHPHRMVVPSVFCSRNSFPISNIRNPIERPPPSLRKRMLIMVASPPTSMTITRTRLPASAAALSSPPPLDLTEDNIIRVLVEARAELGQIFDTSVGMTGEVELAELDGPFVKIRLKGRFWHKRSTVLARVGNYLKQRIPEILEVDIEDEKQLDDSPENF